A genomic region of Saccopteryx bilineata isolate mSacBil1 chromosome 1, mSacBil1_pri_phased_curated, whole genome shotgun sequence contains the following coding sequences:
- the RNASEH2C gene encoding ribonuclease H2 subunit C: MENSEQDFEKHRVHLRAATLRSATPGTLHLLPCEIPINRPAPVGRFFTPAIRQGPDGLEVSFRGRSLRGEEVEVPPGLAGYVMVMEENAEMPVGKPDFSEGPDDEEQEQQLLEPQEALERDFDRFIGASASFSRFTLWGLEAIPGPDAKVRAALGWPRLAAAIHAQVPED; this comes from the exons ATGGAGAACAGCGAGCAAGACTTCGAGAAGCACCGAGTCCACCTGCGCGCCGCCACTCTGCGCAGCGCTACCCCTGGCACGCTGCACCTTCTGCCCTGTGAGATCCCGATTAACCGTCCCGCTCCTGTGGGACGCTTCTTCACACCGGCCATCCGTCAGGGTCCCGACG GACTCGAAGTGTCGTTTCGGGGCCGCAGTCTACGGGGCGAGGAGGTGGAGGTGCCGCCCGGCCTCGCGGGCTACgtgatggtgatggaggagaACGCAGAGATGCCGGTGGGGAAGCCGGACTTCTCAGAGGGTCCAGACGACGAGGAGCAAGAGCAGCAGCTGCTGGAACCCCAGGAGGCGCTGGAGCGGGACTTC GACCGCTTTATCGGAGCCTCCGCCAGTTTCAGCCGCTTCACTCTGTGGGGACTGGAGGCCATCCCTGGACCCGATGCCAAAGTGCGCGCGGCCCTAGGCTGGCCCCGCCTCGCTGCAGCG ATTCACGCACAGGTGCCGGAAGACTGA